From the genome of Gracilibacillus salitolerans, one region includes:
- the phnE gene encoding phosphonate ABC transporter, permease protein PhnE, translating to MKRQMNNHIPLKQGDSKQTIVIMFALLAALIFCVYYLELSFIDMIMGVPNFLAFFFQEFLPPNLGNFSEYIPLVIDTLGYAVIATYISTIVAFVLGILISEHTNKFKPLRVFIRGFITILRNIPFIIWGALLVYIFGIGGIVGVLALILVTVGFLGKSYADSIDEISGDKLEALQANGASYFQILFHGVIPQFVPAWINWTLFAFEINVRASTVLGLVGAGGIGVLIDTNINLFNYGEAMTIITVIVGIILITEYITNSIRSRIA from the coding sequence ATGAAAAGGCAAATGAATAATCACATTCCATTAAAACAAGGTGATTCGAAACAAACGATTGTTATTATGTTCGCTTTGCTGGCAGCTTTAATTTTTTGTGTCTATTATTTGGAATTGAGCTTTATCGATATGATTATGGGTGTGCCAAACTTTCTCGCTTTTTTCTTTCAAGAATTCCTTCCGCCAAATCTGGGGAATTTTAGCGAATACATCCCATTAGTGATTGACACCTTGGGATATGCAGTTATTGCCACTTATATTTCAACGATTGTTGCCTTTGTACTAGGTATCTTAATCTCAGAACATACTAATAAATTTAAACCTTTACGGGTATTTATCAGAGGGTTTATTACGATATTAAGAAATATACCTTTTATTATATGGGGAGCTCTATTGGTTTATATTTTTGGTATTGGTGGCATTGTCGGTGTATTGGCCTTGATCCTTGTTACGGTCGGGTTCCTAGGAAAAAGCTATGCAGATTCGATCGATGAAATTTCTGGGGACAAGCTGGAGGCATTACAGGCAAATGGTGCTTCCTATTTTCAAATATTATTCCATGGCGTCATTCCGCAATTTGTGCCAGCCTGGATTAACTGGACGTTATTTGCCTTCGAAATTAATGTGCGAGCATCCACTGTTTTAGGTTTAGTAGGAGCGGGTGGAATCGGCGTCTTGATTGATACCAATATCAATCTATTTAATTACGGGGAAGCCATGACGATCATAACTGTTATTGTCGGCATCATCTTAATAACAGAGTATATTACGAATTCGATTCGTAGCCGAATTGCTTAG
- a CDS encoding PhnE/PtxC family ABC transporter permease produces the protein MERIRITSKGSARKSIIAIITLLIVFFGAIKLVNLDVQEFIKRLANVPEVVARMMVIDVSVIPDALLASLTSLSLAFLTLVVAVVVAVLLSFLAAKNITPNTYLANFIKGFFAVIRSVPSLVWGLMVIASLGFGYTSGFIALLLSAVGYLVKLFTGSIEEVGIDIVEAMRSTGASWLNIVFHGLLPLCITAFFGWITVRFEGNVAESIGLGIIGVGGIGLLLTKAIATYDYAQTTTILIVICLVMLVLEFSMTKLKTMVKHG, from the coding sequence ATGGAACGTATTCGAATCACTTCTAAAGGGAGTGCCCGCAAATCGATCATAGCTATCATTACTTTACTAATCGTGTTTTTTGGAGCGATAAAATTAGTTAATTTAGATGTGCAAGAATTTATTAAAAGATTAGCAAATGTGCCTGAAGTTGTTGCTAGAATGATGGTAATAGATGTAAGTGTGATCCCAGATGCTTTGCTAGCGAGTTTAACTAGTTTATCACTTGCCTTTCTGACTTTGGTTGTCGCTGTCGTAGTAGCGGTACTGCTGAGTTTTTTAGCAGCAAAAAATATTACCCCAAATACATACTTGGCTAATTTTATTAAAGGTTTTTTTGCGGTGATCCGCTCTGTTCCCTCGCTTGTATGGGGGTTAATGGTGATTGCTAGTCTAGGCTTTGGGTATACATCAGGCTTTATTGCCTTGTTGTTATCTGCCGTTGGTTATCTTGTGAAACTATTTACGGGAAGTATTGAAGAAGTTGGGATAGACATTGTGGAAGCCATGAGGTCAACAGGAGCTTCCTGGTTGAATATTGTTTTTCATGGCTTACTTCCACTCTGTATCACCGCCTTCTTTGGCTGGATTACCGTTCGCTTTGAAGGCAATGTGGCAGAGTCGATTGGTTTAGGAATTATTGGGGTAGGTGGAATAGGCTTACTGTTAACCAAGGCTATCGCTACCTATGATTACGCACAAACTACCACCATCTTAATCGTAATCTGTTTAGTGATGTTAGTCTTAGAATTCTCGATGACAAAACTGAAGACAATGGTGAAGCATGGTTAA
- a CDS encoding tyrosine-protein phosphatase translates to MKNAKLNWVRLPLESVENCRELGGYNTQYGQQTKWHALLRSSDMSKLTEEDIIFLKEYGVHTVIDLRGADEIEIKPNGLANTAFCQYHNIPLITELVSNIAFTTEKQNMGDLYVELLENNQAIKQIFDCIAHAEEGSIIFHCAAGKDRTGILAMLLLSLAGVEKKDILSNYEVSYTNLESMHNLEKLHEKIPVELIYSKSEYIAKAYDYLRSNYGTVEQYLLAKGVEQDAVMGVRTRLVGKDPVVAV, encoded by the coding sequence ATGAAGAATGCAAAATTAAATTGGGTCCGATTGCCGCTTGAATCGGTTGAAAATTGCCGCGAGCTAGGCGGTTATAATACACAATATGGTCAGCAAACAAAATGGCATGCATTATTAAGATCAAGTGATATGAGTAAGCTAACAGAAGAAGATATTATCTTTTTAAAGGAATATGGTGTGCACACGGTAATAGATTTACGTGGAGCAGATGAAATTGAAATAAAACCGAATGGATTGGCAAATACCGCTTTCTGTCAGTATCACAATATTCCGCTTATCACAGAATTGGTTTCCAATATTGCCTTTACGACAGAGAAGCAAAACATGGGCGATTTATATGTGGAGTTATTGGAAAATAATCAAGCTATCAAGCAAATATTTGATTGTATTGCCCATGCTGAAGAAGGAAGTATTATTTTTCACTGTGCGGCAGGTAAAGATCGAACAGGTATCCTGGCAATGCTGCTGTTAAGCCTGGCTGGAGTGGAGAAAAAGGACATTTTATCAAATTATGAGGTTAGTTATACCAACTTAGAATCGATGCATAATTTGGAAAAATTGCACGAGAAGATTCCTGTCGAACTTATTTACTCCAAGAGTGAGTATATTGCAAAGGCATATGATTACCTAAGGAGCAACTATGGAACGGTTGAGCAATATTTATTAGCTAAAGGTGTGGAGCAAGACGCAGTCATGGGTGTGAGGACAAGGCTAGTTGGGAAGGACCCTGTGGTGGCCGTATAA
- a CDS encoding Dps family protein, whose product MDNQRLINFLNQLLSNHFVLYVKLHRYHWFVQGRHFFQLHATFEEMYKQTAEDLDEVAERILAIDGKPLAVMSKYLEETTLVEANADDKENEIIQQLMDDYKQIISEIRNDGLTLANEHNDEPTADLLIALQGKYEKYVWMLSAYLAYE is encoded by the coding sequence ATGGATAATCAAAGATTAATTAATTTTCTGAATCAATTACTATCAAATCATTTCGTTCTATATGTTAAGTTACATCGTTATCACTGGTTTGTTCAAGGGAGGCATTTCTTTCAACTACATGCAACCTTTGAAGAAATGTACAAACAAACTGCTGAAGATTTAGATGAAGTGGCAGAAAGAATTTTAGCAATCGATGGAAAGCCTTTGGCTGTAATGTCTAAGTATTTAGAAGAAACTACATTAGTAGAAGCAAATGCTGATGATAAAGAGAATGAGATTATTCAACAACTAATGGATGATTATAAGCAAATTATTTCTGAAATTCGAAATGATGGATTAACTCTAGCAAATGAGCATAACGATGAGCCTACAGCTGATTTGTTAATTGCTTTACAAGGTAAGTATGAAAAATATGTATGGATGCTATCAGCATACTTAGCATACGAATAA
- a CDS encoding BCCT family transporter, with the protein MDDRNRKKEKLDWMTFIVSGGLLVLFVIASIFNEELVGQWISDSFSFTAKYFGAYWQVLLLVMFVIGLILAFSKYGSVRLGKMDKPENSNFRWIAMILCTLLASGGVFWAAAGPMYHYLTTPPLFTGIEEGTMTAAFPAMAQSYLHWGFTAWASLGTLTTIVLMYAHYHKGYPLKPRTFLYPMFGKKIFKNSFIGSLADIVSIVATAAGTIGPIGFLGLQVGYGLEAVWGIPNTFITQSLIIIFLAVIASISAATGIEHGIQWLSRVNVSLVVVLMFAMLLLGPTLFIIDLFIGSEAFYLQNFLTMSLYRVDQAWLGSWTIFFWGWFIGYGPMMAMFISRISRGRTIRELIIAVSIIAPIVSNFWFTVVGGSGIFYEMENPGSVSTALNESGMPATVMAIMNQIPLGTVLAIGFIIVSVIFVATTADSMSYTVAVTLSGTDEPNRLIRVFWALMFGIVAVSLLAIGEETVGMLQNFIVVTAAPVSLLLLPSLWDAPRIAKKMAKEQNIINRK; encoded by the coding sequence ATGGATGACCGTAATAGGAAGAAGGAAAAATTGGATTGGATGACGTTTATTGTAAGTGGAGGACTGCTTGTTCTATTCGTCATCGCTTCCATTTTTAATGAAGAATTAGTAGGGCAGTGGATTAGTGATTCATTCTCCTTTACAGCAAAGTATTTTGGTGCCTATTGGCAAGTGTTACTGCTCGTGATGTTTGTCATTGGATTGATACTAGCTTTTAGCAAATATGGAAGCGTACGGCTTGGCAAAATGGACAAGCCGGAGAATAGCAATTTTCGTTGGATCGCCATGATTTTGTGTACACTTTTAGCGAGTGGGGGAGTGTTTTGGGCTGCGGCTGGACCAATGTATCATTATTTGACCACGCCTCCGCTATTTACAGGCATCGAAGAAGGAACGATGACAGCCGCATTTCCTGCAATGGCACAAAGTTACCTACACTGGGGCTTCACAGCATGGGCTAGCCTGGGCACTTTAACTACGATTGTGCTAATGTATGCCCATTACCACAAAGGCTACCCACTTAAGCCACGGACCTTTTTATATCCAATGTTTGGTAAGAAAATATTTAAAAATAGCTTTATTGGCTCTTTAGCTGACATTGTCTCTATTGTAGCAACAGCTGCAGGAACAATAGGACCAATCGGTTTTTTAGGGCTTCAAGTCGGTTATGGATTGGAAGCAGTATGGGGTATTCCGAATACTTTTATCACACAGTCTTTGATCATTATCTTTTTAGCTGTGATTGCTTCGATTTCGGCGGCAACTGGTATTGAGCACGGTATCCAATGGCTAAGCCGAGTAAATGTCAGTTTGGTCGTTGTTTTAATGTTTGCTATGTTACTTCTTGGACCAACCTTGTTTATTATCGACCTATTTATCGGTTCGGAAGCCTTTTATCTGCAAAACTTTTTGACGATGAGTTTATATCGGGTAGATCAGGCTTGGCTAGGGTCGTGGACGATTTTTTTCTGGGGTTGGTTTATCGGCTATGGTCCAATGATGGCTATGTTTATCAGCAGAATATCTCGAGGAAGAACAATAAGAGAATTGATTATTGCCGTTTCCATTATTGCTCCGATTGTCAGTAACTTTTGGTTCACTGTTGTTGGTGGTTCGGGTATTTTTTATGAAATGGAAAACCCAGGTTCCGTTTCAACCGCCCTAAATGAAAGTGGTATGCCGGCTACTGTGATGGCAATTATGAACCAAATCCCATTGGGAACTGTACTGGCGATTGGATTTATCATTGTATCGGTTATTTTTGTCGCGACAACGGCCGATTCAATGTCCTATACTGTCGCGGTGACTTTAAGTGGTACCGATGAGCCTAATCGTTTAATTCGTGTCTTTTGGGCACTGATGTTTGGAATTGTTGCTGTTTCCTTGCTAGCAATTGGCGAGGAAACGGTCGGTATGCTGCAAAACTTTATTGTTGTGACAGCAGCACCAGTATCATTACTCCTTCTCCCATCGCTTTGGGATGCACCAAGAATAGCGAAGAAAATGGCAAAAGAACAAAATATAATTAATAGAAAATAA